From the Methanoculleus caldifontis genome, the window GATACCGCCGTGCATCTCGCGAGATTGGGCATCGACGTGACGGTGCTTGCACCCCACCCCACGTTCCCCACCGGTTCGTTTCCCCGCACCTGGAAACGATCGGAGACCCGATGGGTCGACGGTGTCCGGGTCGTCCGCCTCTGGACGTGGCAGCCGGGCTCCGGGGACCCCGGATTCCCGAGCAGGATGGCGTATTACCTCCTCTTCCCGCTGCACGCGGCACTCTGGCTTCTCGCCAACCGGAGCCGGTTCGACGTGATCGTCACGTCCACGCCGCCGCTCTTCACCGGGATCCCGGGCTACGTCCTGAAGCGGACATCGAACGTCCGGTGGATCCTCGATATCCGCGACCTCTGGATCGACGCATCGATCAGCCTCGGCTTCCTCAGAGAGGGAAGCCTCTACGAGAGGATGAGCCGCCGGTTCGAGCAGATGTGCCTTAGCCGGACTGACCTCGTCGGCGTCACGACCGAAGAACTCGGCCGGAGGATCAGGTCCCGCTACGAGGTCACGGCACCGATGGAACTGATGCCGAACGGTGTCAACACCGAGTTCTTCCGCCCCGCGAGCCAGCAGAAGAAGCGGCAGATCGTCTACGCCGGCAACGTCGGGCACGCCCAGGACCTCGATAAGGTGGCGCTCGCCGTAAAATCGATGAACGGCACCTATAACCTGAAGTTCCTCATCGTCGGCGACGGCGACACGCGCGAGAGCCTGGAGCGGCTGGTGAAGGCCGAGAACCTGACGGACTCGGTCATCTTCGCAGGGACTCTTCCGCGCGAGGAGATCCCGCGGCTCCTCTCCGAGTCGCTTCTCGGGGTGGCGCCCTTAAAGCTGCTCGAGAACCTCGAGTACGCCGCCCCGACGAAGGCCTACGAGTACATGGCATGCGGGATTCCCTTCGTCGGCTGCGGGAACGGCGAGATCGCGCACCTCGCAGAGGATTCGGGCGCCGGGGTCATCGCCGGGAACACGCCCGAGGCGATCGCCGCGACCCTCTCCTCGCTCCTCGACGATCCGGAGAGGATGGAGGAGATGGGGCGCCGGGGCCGGGAGTACGTCGCAAAGCATTACGACAGAAAGTCGGTCGCCATGAAACTGAAGCAGCAGATCGAGAGGATGACATGGACGGGCGCCTGACGTCCCTGCTTGCCCGGATCACCGGGGAAGTCCGTGGTCTTGCGGTGGTCGACGGCGAGACCGCGTACATCCGCGACCCGGTCTTCCCGGTCGTCCGGAACCGCGTCCACGCCGAGGTCGTGAAAGCGATGCTCCGTGCAGGCGGCGATCCGCTCGTAGAGCCGATCTTAAACTACGTCGCGGAGTGCCAGAACCCCAGCGGGTCATGGAACGAACTCCACGTCAACTACAGCGAGCCCTCGGCCCTGATCACCTCCTTCATCGGCGACGCGCTCCTCGAGGCCGCGGACCGGTATCCGCACGAGGAGGCGCTCACAAAAGCCCGCGACTTCGTCCTCGCCGCCGAGAGGCGTCCGGGCTACTTCCTGAAGTCGTCGGGGTATACCGCCGACCACCTGAACGTCGACGCCTCCTGTGGGGCGTTTCTTGCACGCTATGCGGAGCGTTACGACGACCCGGAAGCCCGTGCGGCGGCAGAGAGAGCGGCGGAGAACGTCGTCTCCCACCAGCGGGACGGGTTCTTTCCGTATGCCGTCGATAAGGGGACCTACCCGTACGTCTTCGACATCCCCTGCGTCCACTACCAGGGGGTGACGATCTACTATCTCGCAAAGATCAACGACGTTCTCCACGACGAACGGGTCGAAAGAAGCCTCGCCGAGGGCGTGGACTGGCTCGCGGCCGCCCAGCGGCCCGATGGCCGGTTCGACTGGTCGAGGAGCGGGCTCTCCTTCGCCTACTACCTCTCCGGGGCATATGCCTTCGCCCACGCCTCCTTCACCTACGCATCAAGGTATGACGATCGTTACCGCGAGCACGCCGACCTCTGCCTCGACCGGCTCGATGCGAGCGCGGAAGGCCTCGTGCCCCGGTGGGAGCCGGGCGGCTGGCCCGGTCTCCTCCCTTCGGTCGCGACGGCGGCAAAGACGGCGGCGCTCGGGAGCTACCCTCCGGGGCACCGGGCATTCCGGTTCGGCTACGGCATGTACCGCGAGATCGCCCGCAGGCGGTATGCGGAGACCGCCGAGACGCGATCGTTTGAGGCGCTCTGCCGGGTGCTCCGGATCCGGTCGTCGACCGTGGAGCCGTCGAAGAACTTTCCCGACCTCTTCATGACATCAGAGGTGCTCGACTGCCT encodes:
- a CDS encoding glycosyltransferase family 4 protein, with the protein product MKQVCIVSQHFPPEKSGNASRIYDTAVHLARLGIDVTVLAPHPTFPTGSFPRTWKRSETRWVDGVRVVRLWTWQPGSGDPGFPSRMAYYLLFPLHAALWLLANRSRFDVIVTSTPPLFTGIPGYVLKRTSNVRWILDIRDLWIDASISLGFLREGSLYERMSRRFEQMCLSRTDLVGVTTEELGRRIRSRYEVTAPMELMPNGVNTEFFRPASQQKKRQIVYAGNVGHAQDLDKVALAVKSMNGTYNLKFLIVGDGDTRESLERLVKAENLTDSVIFAGTLPREEIPRLLSESLLGVAPLKLLENLEYAAPTKAYEYMACGIPFVGCGNGEIAHLAEDSGAGVIAGNTPEAIAATLSSLLDDPERMEEMGRRGREYVAKHYDRKSVAMKLKQQIERMTWTGA
- a CDS encoding prenyltransferase/squalene oxidase repeat-containing protein; protein product: MDGRLTSLLARITGEVRGLAVVDGETAYIRDPVFPVVRNRVHAEVVKAMLRAGGDPLVEPILNYVAECQNPSGSWNELHVNYSEPSALITSFIGDALLEAADRYPHEEALTKARDFVLAAERRPGYFLKSSGYTADHLNVDASCGAFLARYAERYDDPEARAAAERAAENVVSHQRDGFFPYAVDKGTYPYVFDIPCVHYQGVTIYYLAKINDVLHDERVERSLAEGVDWLAAAQRPDGRFDWSRSGLSFAYYLSGAYAFAHASFTYASRYDDRYREHADLCLDRLDASAEGLVPRWEPGGWPGLLPSVATAAKTAALGSYPPGHRAFRFGYGMYREIARRRYAETAETRSFEALCRVLRIRSSTVEPSKNFPDLFMTSEVLDCLSQSGIWGNHA